The genomic region ATCTCAACTTTTTCATAGCCATAATCAAAATACAAATAGGCCACTGCAACTCCTAAAACTGCAAGAACGATTGACAATATCATGAGCTTTCTCTGCGAAATCTCCATACAAATATTTTTCTCGGAAGACTTATAACAACAGCACCTCCAATTTTATTTATGTCAATTCTCATCAAGGAAGCATCAGTCCTCTCACAAGGTAGCAGGGTACAAAAACAAGATGTATTCATTGAAGGAAACATCATTGAAGAAATATCCTCCTCAATAAACAAAACTTCAGAGTTTAAGATAAATGCAAATGGTAGTCTTCTGATACCAGGTTTCATTAACACCCACACCCATGTAGCAATGTCTCTCTTGAGGGGTTACTCTGATGACTTAGCTCTAAAAGAATGGCTAAGCGAAAAAATATGGCCAGCTGAGAAGAAGATGGACCCTAAGGCAGTGTATGCAGGTTCAATGCTCTCGATTGCAGAGATGCTTCGTTCTGGAACAACTTGTTTTTCAGATATGTATTTCCATATGGATTCGGTTGCAAGAGCCGTTGATAAAAGCGGCATACGAGCAACGCTTGGCTACGGAATGATAGACCACCAAGAAGAAGATAAAATGAAAAAAGAACTCATAGAGGCTGAACGCTTTGCTCGCAAATGGAATAAAAAAGCAGAAGGCAGGATTACAGCGTCCATATGCCCTCATGCTCCAAATACATGCAGCGAAAAATTACTCAAGGAAGCAAGTCGCATATCAAAGGCTCTTGGTTGTAAACTCCATATCCACCTCTCAGAAACGCGAAATGAGCTAATTGACATTCTCAAAAAAACCAACAAGAGACCCGTACAATATCTTGAGTCCCTCGGCTTTCTTTCAGGAAACCTAATTGCTGCGCATTGCGTTTGGCTTTCAAAACAGGAAATACTCATTCTTGCAAAACACAACGTTTCTGTAGCTCTTTGCCCGGTTTCAAACATGAAACTTGCTGGAGGTGGTGCTCCCCCCGTTCCGGAATTTATCTCATCAGGTCTAACCATTTCTCTTGGCACCGATGGCCCAGCAAGCAACAATTCCCTATCCATGTTTGAAACCATGAAAACTCTTGTGCTTTCGCAAAAGCATGCACGGTGGGATGCAAAAGCCGTAACGTGTAATCAAGCTTTTGATTTTGCAACTGTTGGAGGAGCAAAAGCTTTAGGAATAGATGCCGGAGAAATAGCACGAGGAAAACTTGCAGACTTGATTCTTGTTGATACAAAAGCTCCAAACACCACTCCAAACTTCAATCCAATATCAAATATAGTCTATTCGGCACATCCCGGAAACGTCACCCATACTATAGTAAACGGAAAGCTTCTTATGGAAGATAGAAAGATAATTGCGTTTGACGAAAATAAGGTGATAGAAGAAGCTCAAAGGCAATCAGAAAAATTAATCACTCAATCCTGACCCAACCTTTCCAATTACTCGTGAAGCCAATTCAGTTGCAATCTGACCGCATTTCTTCAAATCAGCCCCTCTTGATAAGCCAAACAAAAAACCTGCTGCGTAAGCATCTCCGGCGCCAGTAGTGTCAACGACGTTCGTCACACTTTTGGCGCTTATCCTAATAACGCTGTTATTATGATAGATAGCCGAGCCATCTGCTCCAATTTTAAGACAAACAAGAGGAACCGTTTCAGAAAACTCCTTAGCATCAATTGCCAGTGCTTTTAGCTCCTCCATGTTGGCAAAGAGAATATACGCTCCTTCTTCAATAGTTTTGAGTATTCTCTCCCTATTTTTTTGGACCAATTGTGGACTTTCAAGCGAGTAGGCAATCCTAATCCCATAATCCATTGCGCATTTTAAACATTTTAAGGCCGTTTCAGCTGTTTTTGATTCTCTGCAAAGAGTGATTGACGTTACATAAAAGAAAGATGAATTACTTATCTTTTTTTCATCCACCTTCTCATACCACTCGCCAGCACCTAAATCAGCAGCAAAAGTCCTATCTCCACCTTCATCAACAAGAACAACGACTTTTCCAGTCTTCCTCTTAAATAATTCTTCAATGCTTGCTTCTATTTTATTTTTTTCCAAGCTATCTGTAAATAGTCTTCCGTCCTCGTCTTTGCCTACGGCCCCCCCATAAGCAGCACTCCCTCCCAAATAGCAAACCCCTTCACAAACGTTTCGTGCATTGTCTCCTGGAGATTTCTTTATTATCTTAACCCTATTTCCTATTTTATCCAATTCCCCTCTGTTAGAAAAATAATTAGTAGACCCCTTTACAAGTCCAAATTTATCAACATCCTCATTCTTAACATATGCATAATAATCGATAACTGGCGTACCAACTCCAAAAACATCAAATCGTGCCATATCGTCAACCTTTAAACTCTTGCATATCTAATCTCAATCATGAGTAAAATAAAAAATCCTTCCTTGGCAGCGGAAGGCAAAAAAGAAATCTCCTGGGCCCGAGAGAACATGCCAATACTCAGAAAAATAAAGAACGAGTTTGAGGAAGATAAACCGCTGGAAGGCCTGACTATATCCGTTGCTCTCCACCTGGAAAAGAAAACTGCAGTCCTTCTTGAAACACTCCTTGCAGGTGGAGCAGAGATTTATGCCGCATCTTGTAATCCGCTCTCTACAGATGATGCTGTGGCTGCGGCACTCTCATCCAAGATGGGTATTTACGGATGGGCTGGTCAAACAAAAAAAGAGTATTATGCGTGTTTGCACTCGATTCTTGATGCAAAACCAGATATAGTTATTGACGACGGTTCTGACCTA from Candidatus Anstonellales archaeon harbors:
- a CDS encoding amidohydrolase translates to MSILIKEASVLSQGSRVQKQDVFIEGNIIEEISSSINKTSEFKINANGSLLIPGFINTHTHVAMSLLRGYSDDLALKEWLSEKIWPAEKKMDPKAVYAGSMLSIAEMLRSGTTCFSDMYFHMDSVARAVDKSGIRATLGYGMIDHQEEDKMKKELIEAERFARKWNKKAEGRITASICPHAPNTCSEKLLKEASRISKALGCKLHIHLSETRNELIDILKKTNKRPVQYLESLGFLSGNLIAAHCVWLSKQEILILAKHNVSVALCPVSNMKLAGGGAPPVPEFISSGLTISLGTDGPASNNSLSMFETMKTLVLSQKHARWDAKAVTCNQAFDFATVGGAKALGIDAGEIARGKLADLILVDTKAPNTTPNFNPISNIVYSAHPGNVTHTIVNGKLLMEDRKIIAFDENKVIEEAQRQSEKLITQS
- a CDS encoding adenosine kinase produces the protein MARFDVFGVGTPVIDYYAYVKNEDVDKFGLVKGSTNYFSNRGELDKIGNRVKIIKKSPGDNARNVCEGVCYLGGSAAYGGAVGKDEDGRLFTDSLEKNKIEASIEELFKRKTGKVVVLVDEGGDRTFAADLGAGEWYEKVDEKKISNSSFFYVTSITLCRESKTAETALKCLKCAMDYGIRIAYSLESPQLVQKNRERILKTIEEGAYILFANMEELKALAIDAKEFSETVPLVCLKIGADGSAIYHNNSVIRISAKSVTNVVDTTGAGDAYAAGFLFGLSRGADLKKCGQIATELASRVIGKVGSGLSD